Genomic segment of Cytobacillus suaedae:
GCTTGCTCTCTACCTAATTCTGTTAGTGCAAAATCTGCTCTTCCCTCATGTACGCCTAGTAAGTCTGCTTCCGATTGACCATGTCTTATTAGTACGATATCCATTTTCATTCCCCACTTTCACATCATTTTCAAATCCAACCAAGCGAATAAACAAAGATAACACTAATAGCAATTGGAACAATAAAACGAATTGAGAAATACCATAAATCAAATAAGATACCAAGACCACTTGTACCATTTTCGAGCTCTTGCTTAACTAGTTTCCTTGGTAGTCTATAACCTACAAATATAGAGATAAATAGAGCTCCTAACGGCAAACCAAGATTAGTAACAACAAAGTCTGCTAAGTCAAATATCGTTTTGTTAAAAATTAGAAAATCTGACAAAACTCCAAAGGATAGTGCACTCGGAATTCCAACTAAGAAAACTAGAATACCAGAAACCCAGGTTACAAGCTTTCTTTTCCCGTGTTCTCCCTTTACAATCGCAGCCACAACGATTTCTAATATCGAAAAGGCAGATGTTAGAGTAGCAAAAAGGAGTAACAGGAGAAACAGAAATAGGAAAAAACCACCGAAAAACATCTCATTAAATACTGCTGGTAAAACAACAAATACTAAACCAGGTCCCTCACTTGGCTCAAAACCAAATGCATAAAACGCAGGAAAAATAACCAAGCCCGCTAAAAGAGAAATCAAAATATTTAATCCAACTACTGTGTAAGCAGACTTTGTGATATTTTCCTTTTTAGAAAGGTAGGAAGCGTAGGTTACCATTACCAAAATACCGACACTCAAAGCAAAGAAAGACTGACCTAAAGCCATTAGTATGGTATCTGATGTTATGTTCGAAAAATTGGGTTTTAATAAAAACGATATTCCTTCACTTGAACCTTCTAATGTTATTGAGCGAAATACAAGAATTAAAAATAAGACAAATAGGGCAGGCATCATATATTTACTAGCTTTTTCTATTCCTTTTTGAATACCTCCCTGAACCACCATGATGGTTAAGAGCATAAATAAAAACTGAACTAACACTACCTCGAATGGGCTAGAAATAATACTAGAGAATAGTCTTCCGTATTCATCATTACTAAGTCCCGTTAACGAACCACTAAGGCTCCTCCAAAGATATGATAGGATCCAACCACCCACAACACTATAAAAAGATAATAGGATAAAGGAAAGTGCAACCCCCATATATCCCAATACATACCAATTTGTCTTTGGGACTAATTGTTTAAAAGAGCTTATCGCATCCCTTTGAGAAGCTCTACCAATAATAAATTCTGCTATTAAAATCGGGGCGCCTATGAATATCGTTAAAAGAAGAAACAAAAGAAAAAAGATGGCTCCTCCATTTGTTCCAGCCATATATGGAAACTTCCATATAGCACCAAGCCCGATTGCAGAACCTGCAACTGCTAGTATGAATCCTATCTTTGATGTCCACTGTTCATTAGTCATAATTTACTTTACTCCTCTTTTAATGCTCATAAATGAACTATAATTCATTTTATAATAGCATAACCTTATAAAAAAATTATTTAAAATAATTAAAAAAATCCCACCTGTGAGAGTAGGATTACTTTGTTATTTCTTCTTTATCACTTAATCGATTTTCAAGTTCTTCTGCTCTTGCTTGTTCTTTTTTTGAGATTTTTATAAAAAAGCGCATTGTTAAAACAGCGAATAACAAAAAAAGTACCATCCAAAAGAAGGCTGGAATATACTCTGACTTATCCTCTGGAAAATATAAAAATAAATAAAGCGTGTTGAATACTAAGAACATAGACACACTACCTTTCATCTTGCTAGTGTAACTAGCTAAGTATATCATATTAATGATGAGTTCTCGAACATATTAATTCTAGATTGAGGGTGAAAAAAATGGGTGAAAATACATTACAAATTGGTGATATAGTCACTGGAATTGCAAAGACTGGAAAATATATCGGGGAAATAACAAATATCCGTCCGCAGCATTACTTAGTTAAAATTAAAGCGGTTCTTAAGCATCCTCTCCAAGGGGACCTTCACGCACCTAAGGAAGTAAATGTTCCAATCTTCCATGAACGCCGAGCACTAGCCTTTAACGAACAAACAAATATCCCTCACAAGATGGTACGACTTTATGAAGGTGATGTCCCATCTTATGAAGAATCATTATGCGTAGCATTAAATAAAGCATTACAAGATTTAGAATCCGATGAAAGCGAATGGGCAAAAAGAAGTCTAGAAAATTTAAATATATTGAATAAGGATTATTTTAAATAAAACCTTACTTTTAAAACAGAGTGAATTGGAGCGGAAGGCACTTGACTCCTGCGGGAAGTAGAGGAAAGGTCGAGACCCCACAGACGGTACGTCGAGGAGGCTCGACTTCCTCCCCGCGGAAAGCAAGTGCCTGCAGCGAAAAGGAACGGTCAAGATTCAAAGAAAAAAACAAAAGACAGGGAATCCCCTGCCTTTAATACACTCGCTTCGCCCCCATATAATACTGAGACCAATAGCTATTATCTAACGAATAAACAGCTATTCCTTTAGAGGTTGTTGCAGAAATAAACTCATTATTTCCTACATAAAACCCTACATGCGATACTTCACCCGGCCGATTCACCCCAAAGAATACTAAATCTCCCACCTCTAAATTTATTCTCCCAACAGAAGTGCCCATCGTAAAATAATCAGCAGAAGTTGTTCTTGGGATATTAATTCCATGTTGTGCAAACATAAATGATACGAAACCAGAGCAATCAAAACCTGCAGGGGTTGACCCTCCCCATACATAAGGAACACCTATGTAATTAAAAGAGTCCTTAACTAACTCTTGTTTAACTTGCGCAGGGCTCTTAGTCGTTTCACCAACAGTAGAACCTCCTGGTGAACTCACATTCAATCTTTGACCAACATAAATTACATCACTAGCAAAATTATTAGCTGACATTATTGAGTTTACTGAAGTATTAAACCTATTTGCAATTCCAGATAGTGTATCACCTGATTAGACTATATAAGAGGTTGTGGTAGTTGGATTAGTTGAATTTACTTTTAACGATTGACCGATATAAATGGTGTCTGACGTAAGATTATTAAGTTGCTTCAAGTTTAAGACGGTCATATTATATCTTTTAGCAATAACAGAAAGGGAGTCACCAGCTTGAACAACATAATTCTGAGTTGTTGTGGTGGTTGGTTGGTTGGGAACAGTAGAACCCCTAACTTTCAAGTTTTGTCCTATATAAATTGTATCACTAGTTAAATTGTTGAGTTGTTTTAGTTCATTTACAGTCATATTGTAAAGGTTGGCAATAACTGATAATGAGTCTCCACTTTTTACTGTATAGGAGGATTCTTGCACTGACGTAGTACTTGAAGAAGAAACCTTTAAGGTCTGTCCTACATAAATCATATCCCCAGTTAGAT
This window contains:
- a CDS encoding sodium-dependent transporter translates to MMTNEQWTSKIGFILAVAGSAIGLGAIWKFPYMAGTNGGAIFFLLFLLLTIFIGAPILIAEFIIGRASQRDAISSFKQLVPKTNWYVLGYMGVALSFILLSFYSVVGGWILSYLWRSLSGSLTGLSNDEYGRLFSSIISSPFEVVLVQFLFMLLTIMVVQGGIQKGIEKASKYMMPALFVLFLILVFRSITLEGSSEGISFLLKPNFSNITSDTILMALGQSFFALSVGILVMVTYASYLSKKENITKSAYTVVGLNILISLLAGLVIFPAFYAFGFEPSEGPGLVFVVLPAVFNEMFFGGFFLFLFLLLLLFATLTSAFSILEIVVAAIVKGEHGKRKLVTWVSGILVFLVGIPSALSFGVLSDFLIFNKTIFDLADFVVTNLGLPLGALFISIFVGYRLPRKLVKQELENGTSGLGILFDLWYFSIRFIVPIAISVIFVYSLGWI
- a CDS encoding kinase-associated lipoprotein B, with the protein product MGENTLQIGDIVTGIAKTGKYIGEITNIRPQHYLVKIKAVLKHPLQGDLHAPKEVNVPIFHERRALAFNEQTNIPHKMVRLYEGDVPSYEESLCVALNKALQDLESDESEWAKRSLENLNILNKDYFK
- a CDS encoding C40 family peptidase; this translates as MSANNFASDVIYVGQRLNVSSPGGSTVGETTKSPAQVKQELVKDSFNYIGVPYVWGGSTPAGFDCSGFVSFMFAQHGINIPRTTSADYFTMGTSVGRINLEVGDLVFFGVNRPGEVSHVGFYVGNNEFISATTSKGIAVYSLDNSYWSQYYMGAKRVY
- a CDS encoding LysM peptidoglycan-binding domain-containing protein, with translation MFVGHRMESNDTIILTLDPNLTEFSNELGSNPPQKKRHLNGNVQSYLEKNVPTFKQGIVKVVSGTIVVATIMLGGPILGDNSQTTVKAASLDHTYTVQKGDTLSAIGQKFKMTVHELKQLNNLTGDMIYVGQTLKVSSSSTTSVQESSYTVKSGDSLSVIANLYNMTVNELKQLNNLTSDTIYIGQNLKVRGSTVPNQPTTTTTQNYVVQAGDSLSVIAKRYNMTVLNLKQLNNLTSDTIYIGQSLKVNSTNPTTTTSYIV